CTCCAGGACCGCACCAACCCGACGGACCCGGCGGACGACCAGCTCGCCGTCGTCCCGACGGGCCCGACGACTCCTGTCGGGCCGACCACCCCGACGGACCCCACCGCCCCGACCACCACGTCCGTGGCCCCGGAGCCCACAGACCTGACGACCCCCGTGGCCCTCACCGCGCCCGTGGAGCCGAGCGGAGGGACCACCGTGGCACTCACGGACGATGCTGGAGCCTTGACCACCGAGCCTTCGGAAGGGGCGCTCGCCTCCACCGGGACGCGGACGCCCGAGCTCGTCGTGGGCGCGGGGCTGCTCGCCCTGGTCGGCACCGGCCTGATCCTCGCCCGACGCCGCGGGCAGACCCAGTCCTGACCGAGGCCACGAACGCCGCCGCGCAGGGTGCGGCGGCGTTCGTGCGCCTTCCGTGGCGGAGGCTCGCTCGCCACGACGCATCCAGGGTCTCGATCTTCTGCGTCCACGCGTCCGGCCCGCGCGCGGTCGGCTCGAACGTCACGGTGGAGGTAGTGACGTAAGGGTCGTCGACGCGGGCGAGCCCCGCCGCGTCGGCGGGGCTCGCTGCGCGCAGGTGCAGGCTCACCCGCAGGTGCTCGACGGCGTCGGCTCGTCCCCGGAGCGACCGTGCACCACGCCGGTCGCGAACCCGGGCGGTGCCCCGATCCCGAGGGTGACCAGCTGGGGCTCGGCGGGTGCTGTCCCGCAGCACGAGCCGCCGTCCTCGTCCTCGGCCTCCAGCGCCAGGTCGGTCGAGCACACACCGGTGGCGGGCAGGTTCAGCTGGACCAGGTCCGCCGCGGCCCGGTCGCCCGCGAGGGCGGCGGCGATCGAGCGGACCTGCTCGTACCCGGTGGCGAGCAGGAACGTCGGGGCCCGCCCGTAGGACTTCATCCCGGCGAGGTAGAACCCGTCGTCGGGGTGCTGGAGCAGCGTCTCCCCGTGCGGGGGCACCGTGCCGCACGAGTGGAAGTTCGGGTCGATGAGCTCGGCCAGGCGGCGCGGGGACTCGACCACCGGGTCCAGGTCCAGGCGCACCTCGCGCAGCATGTCCAGGTCCGGGCGGAACCCGGTCGCGTTCACGATCGCGTGGACCTTCAGGTCCAGCGCGTCGTCGCGCGAACGGCCCAGGACCCGCACGGTGTCCTGGGCGGGGACGAGCTGCTCGATCGAGACCCACCTCACCAACGTCAACCGGCTGGCCTCCACCGCGGCCTGCAGGCGGGTGCCCAGGAGCCCGCGCGCGGGCAGCTCGTCGTCGGCCCCGCCGCCGAACAGGCGCCGCGCCGACCCACCGCGGATCGCCCAGGTCACCGTGGTGCCCGGCGCGGACTCCGCGAGCTCGACCAGGGACAGCAACGTGTTCGCGGCCGAGTGCCCCATCCCGACGACGAGCGTGTGCTTGCCTGCGAACCGCTCACGGGCCGTTCCCAGGACGTCGGGCAACGGGCCCGTGACGAAGGCCTCCGCCTGCGCCTCGCCGACGGCTGGAAGACCGCTGGTCCCCAGCGGGTTGGACGTGGTGAACGTCCCGGACGCGTCGATCACCGCGCGGGCCAGGACGTCCTCGACCCGCCCGTCCGCCCCCACGGTCCGCACCCGGTACGCGCGCCGCTCCCGGCCCAGGGACCTGGTCCTGTCCGCACCGTCGCGAGCCACGGCCAGCACCCGTGTCCTGGTCCGCAACCGCGACGCGATCTGCTCGGTCGCGGCCAGCGGCACCAGGTACTGGTCCACGAGCTCGCCGCCCGTGGGCAGCCGGTCCAGATCAGGGGCCCTCCATCCGGTGGGCTCGAGCAGGCGTCGTGCGGCGTCGTCGACGTCGTAGCGCCACGGCGAGAACAAGCGCACGTGACCCCAGGAGGAAACCGCCGCGCCCGGCCCGTCGCCCGCCTCGAGCACGACCGGCTCCAGGCCCCGCTCCAGCAGATGGGCAGCCGCGGCCAGCCCCACCGGTCCCCCACCGATCACCACGACCGGAAGATCCGCACGCACGACCTCGCTCATCACCACTCCTCGCATCGACAACCATCAATGACTCGCATGCTGACAACGTATCCATAAACTTCGATACGTGGCAAGATGGAGTCCATGACCACGACGACGGACTTGCCCCTCGCACCAGCCGGCACGGCTGGCGCCACCTGCTGCGCGCCGCTGGTCCGCCAGGCCGCCGACCCCCGGACCGCGCGCGACCTCGCGCGCTCCTTCAAGGCGCTGGCCGACCCCACCCGGGTCCAGCTGCTCTCGATCGTCGCCTCCCACGACGGCGGCGAGGCCTGCGTGTGCGACCTCACCGAGCCCGTCGGCCTCTCCCAGCCGACCGTCAGCCACCACCTCAAGATCCTCGTCGACGCCGGCCTCCTCACCCGCGAGCAGCGCGGCCGCTGGGCCTACTACTCGCTCGTCCCGGGCGCCCTCACCGCGCTCGCCGACACCTTGATCGAGACGACGCGCTGAGCCTGCCCGACGTCGCCACCCCACGAACCTGGCGTCACCACCGGCTTCTGAGCGCCCCGAGGACACCGCTGCCCCGAACCACGGCCTCCGCGTAGTGCAACGATCCCGGCATGGCTGCGGGTGTCGCCGTTGTTGATCGAGTCGCTACGGCCGACGACCATCGACTACGCATGGCTGCTCGACCTGCGATCCGAGGTACAGGAGGCGTTCCGGGCTGCCCGTTGGGCAGATCTGGACAACATCGCCGTCATGGTGGACAGCGAGCATCGAGTGGCCACGTCCGGCTTTGACTACTTCCGCGGATGAGGAGGCCCAGGCGCTGAGGACCGACGAGGCTTGGGGTACGCGGGAGGCGGCGGTCGCCGCGACGGCGCGCGCTGTTCGTCCGCCATGCCCCAGGTGACCCGTCGGATCATGACGTCGGACGACCCGGCGCGACGGGCGGGTGGAGGCTTTCCCGGCGAACGCTCGCCACTACCAACCAGTGCCCGATCACGGGGGAATTCTTGTCGAGCCGGGCACCACGTCCCATCGCCCTCACAGGAAGCGCCCGCCCGAACGAGATCGTGGCGCAAAGTCCAGCACGTTGCCCTGCTGGACGAGTACTCACCGGAACACTTCCGCACGCTCCGCCTGCCAGAAACTGCGCGGATGTCGCAGGCACCGAAGATGACTGAGGCGATGACCACCTGGGCGTGCTGAGACACGCCAACTTCTCTGGCGCCGACACCGCTCAGTCGGTAGAGCAAGCAAGGTTCCAGACTGAGCGGCGAAGCCCGGTCGCGTGTAGTACATTTCGGGCACCTGCAGTCCACTACGAAGAGGTGAGCAGAAATGGGCAAGAGACTCCTGAGCATCGGGCTATCGACCGCGCTAATACTGGGCGGTGCTGGCATCGTCGCCGCGCCAGCCCAGGCAAGTATGTTGCAGTGGGTCACTATGAAACCTACCCAGGCACAGTGCAATGAAGCGGTGAAGTGGAAGATGTACGAGTTCCACTTGAAGCAAATTACCGTCATCGGCACCTCACCCTGTCGCTCGACGCATCTAGGCTGGGAAGGCGCAATTCAGTACCGCTAGCCCAGCCTTCTGAACCGTCGGGGCAGGCTCGATGCCTTGTCCTCCTGACATCCACTTCGGGCCGCACCGCGCCTTTCCACCGGCAACCGGAGCGCAGGTGGAGGGCGACAGCCCGTTGCCAGCACGCCACAGGTTCGCGGGCCGATACCCGCGAACCTGTGGCACCACCCCGTCGACCGTGGTTCTCCTGGTGAACCGTGCGGATCGCATCGAGGCGCTGTGCGTCGGTGACGAGGTCGACGTGAAGCCTGAGCGCCCCGGCGTACGCCTCGGTGAAGGTTGGTTCGCGCGAGCTAGTGGCCCGGCACATCGGGCCACTCGAATCTGGCCGTAGAACCTGCCCGCGATTGGATGCCCCTCCTCGTCAGAGGGCGGGGCTGTTCTTCATGCCGTTGACGTCTGCCCGCATCGCGTCAGCGAGCCTGCTGCGGATCTCCTTGAGCCCGTCTTGGCCTTCTGAGACGTACGCACCCTCTTCCGGGGAGATGCTCGTGATCCGCGCGACAGTGAGCATCCAATCGAACTCACGGATCCCAGACTCGAACTCTTCAGCGAGCTCACGGATCGGCTTGGGAGCGATCAGTTCCAGTTCAGACGTCGCTGTCTGTAGGTCGTGCTGCGTGTCGTCGGGCACTTCCCCTGCTTCGGGGCCTTCGGTCGGCAGAACGAAATTCTCCCAATCCTCGTGGTGCGCAACGACGAGCAGATAGCCGAACCCGGAGATGTCCCGGTCGGCAGCAGCCAGGACCGCGGCGTACGCGACCCGCCGTTCCTCTGGCCACCGTTGGCCCGTCGTGCGCCCGGTTCTGCCCGTTTGCGGACGAGGCTCCCCCCGCGCGAGAAGCACATGGAGTACTCCTGCGCCCCAGGTCGGCACACGCCGTGGATCTGCCCGGCGTACGGGACATGGGCCGCAGAGGACTGCCTCGACGTCGCGCGCTGGTCGCAAGCCAGAACCTCGGCCGGGCTCGCTCACGAGCTGCGGGCCCGCGTCGCCCACGCGGAGCGATCGCCTTCACCCGACGATGTGTGTGTGCACCTCGACCACTTCCGGATACGACGAGAGGCCCGGAATCTGAACGATTCCGAGCCTCTCGCTTCTGTCGGGCTGACAGGATTTGAACCTGCGACCCCTTGACCCCCAGTCAAGTGCGCTACCAAGCTGCGCCACAGCCCGTGAGCCCCGGAGGGCTTCACCAGCCCTTCAGGGCCGAGAGAAACAATACCCCACTTTGGGCGTGCTCCGTGCATCGCCGCTGGTGAGTGGCACGGGTCACGCGCGTCCGGGGAGTCCTCGGCCGCGTCACAGGCCATGTCGAGGCCATGCCCAGCGCGCCACCAGCGCGCCACCAGGACGCCGTCAGCCCCCACCCGGTCCCAGCACTCCCCCAGCGCGCCCCACAAACGCCCAGGAGGGCCGCGCGCGCCTTCCGGCACGCACGGCCCTCCCGTGGGTCTCTCGACGCCTCCCACGCCCCGCTGGAGCCCCACGGGCCCCGGCAGGAGGTGCGTCAGCGCTTGCGCTTCTCGCGCACGCGCACCGAGATCTCGATGGGCGTGCCCTCGAACCCGAAGGTCTCGCGCAGGCGACGCTCGATGAAGCGGCGGTAGCCGGCCTCGAGGAAGCCGGTCGCGAAGATCACGAAGCGCGGCGGGCGCGTGGACGCCTGGGTCGCGAACAGGATGCGGGGCTGCTTGCCACCGCGCAGCGGGTGCGGGTGGGCCGCGACGAGCTCACCCAGGAACGCGTTGAGGCGCCCGGTGGGGATGCGCTTGTCCCAGGACTCGAGCGAGCGCTCGAGGGCGGGCACGAGGCGGTCGGTGTGCCAGCCGGTGCGGGCCGAGACGTTGACGCGCGGCGCCCACTGGATCTGCACGAGGTCCTTCTCGATCTCGCGCTCCAGGAAGGGGCGACGGTCCTCGTCCATGAGGTCCCACTTGTTGTAGGCGATGACGAGGGCGCGCCCGGCGTCGACGACCTGCGAGATGACGCGCGTGTCCTGCTCGGTGAGCGGGACGGACGCGTCGACGAGCACGACGGCGACCTCGGCCTTCTCGATCGCGGCCTGGGTGCGCAGCGAGGCGTAGAAGTCGGCGCCCTTGGTCTGGTGCACGCGACGGCGGATGCCGGCGGTGTCGACGAACCACCACGGGATGCCCTTGAGGAGCACGAGCTCGTCGACGGGGTCGCGCGTGGTGCCGGCGACGGAGTCGACGACGACGCGCTCGGCGCCCGCGACCTTGTTCAGGAGCGAGGACTTGCCGACGTTGGGGCGCCCGACGAGCGCGACGCGGCGCGGCCCGGACGGCAGGACGACGGCGTGCTCGGACACGAGCGGCAGTGCCTTCATGGCGGCGTCGAGCAGGTCGCCCGTGCCGCGCCCGTGGAGGGCGGAGACGGGGTGCGGCTCGCCGAGGCCCAGGCTCCAGAGCTCGGTCGCGTCGGCCTCGCCGCGCGCGCCGTCGACCTTGTTGGCGCACAGCACGACGGGCTTGCCGGACTTGCGGAGGAGCTTGACGACGCGCTCGTCGGTGGCCGTGGGGCCCACGGTCGCGTCGACGACGAACACGACGGCGTCGGAGAGCGCGATGGCGACCTCGGCCTGCTCGGCGACGCGCGCCTCGATGCCGGCGACGTCGACCTCCCAGCCGCCCGTGTCGACGAGCGTGAACTGGCGCCCGGCCCACTCGGCCGGGTAGGAGACGCGGTCGCGCGTGACGCCGGGCTTGTCCTCGGTCACGGCCTCGCGGCGTCCGAGGATGCGGTTGACGAGCGTCGACTTGCCCACGTTGGGGCGGCCGACGATCGCAAGGACCGGCAGCGGCGCCTCGGGTTCGAGGTTGCCGTCCTCGTCGTACTCG
This region of Oerskovia jenensis genomic DNA includes:
- a CDS encoding FAD-dependent oxidoreductase; this encodes MSEVVRADLPVVVIGGGPVGLAAAAHLLERGLEPVVLEAGDGPGAAVSSWGHVRLFSPWRYDVDDAARRLLEPTGWRAPDLDRLPTGGELVDQYLVPLAATEQIASRLRTRTRVLAVARDGADRTRSLGRERRAYRVRTVGADGRVEDVLARAVIDASGTFTTSNPLGTSGLPAVGEAQAEAFVTGPLPDVLGTARERFAGKHTLVVGMGHSAANTLLSLVELAESAPGTTVTWAIRGGSARRLFGGGADDELPARGLLGTRLQAAVEASRLTLVRWVSIEQLVPAQDTVRVLGRSRDDALDLKVHAIVNATGFRPDLDMLREVRLDLDPVVESPRRLAELIDPNFHSCGTVPPHGETLLQHPDDGFYLAGMKSYGRAPTFLLATGYEQVRSIAAALAGDRAAADLVQLNLPATGVCSTDLALEAEDEDGGSCCGTAPAEPQLVTLGIGAPPGFATGVVHGRSGDEPTPSSTCG
- a CDS encoding ArsR/SmtB family transcription factor, producing the protein MTTTTDLPLAPAGTAGATCCAPLVRQAADPRTARDLARSFKALADPTRVQLLSIVASHDGGEACVCDLTEPVGLSQPTVSHHLKILVDAGLLTREQRGRWAYYSLVPGALTALADTLIETTR
- the der gene encoding ribosome biogenesis GTPase Der, with amino-acid sequence MTTPDHAQPDAQASLDEVSQTPGETIDQASDVVGQPEDTTEPLLAAEGDEQDDETRERALRAGLEEYELADEDMALLSGEYDEDGNLEPEAPLPVLAIVGRPNVGKSTLVNRILGRREAVTEDKPGVTRDRVSYPAEWAGRQFTLVDTGGWEVDVAGIEARVAEQAEVAIALSDAVVFVVDATVGPTATDERVVKLLRKSGKPVVLCANKVDGARGEADATELWSLGLGEPHPVSALHGRGTGDLLDAAMKALPLVSEHAVVLPSGPRRVALVGRPNVGKSSLLNKVAGAERVVVDSVAGTTRDPVDELVLLKGIPWWFVDTAGIRRRVHQTKGADFYASLRTQAAIEKAEVAVVLVDASVPLTEQDTRVISQVVDAGRALVIAYNKWDLMDEDRRPFLEREIEKDLVQIQWAPRVNVSARTGWHTDRLVPALERSLESWDKRIPTGRLNAFLGELVAAHPHPLRGGKQPRILFATQASTRPPRFVIFATGFLEAGYRRFIERRLRETFGFEGTPIEISVRVREKRKR